In the genome of Natronorubrum aibiense, the window ATACGAAAATCTCGAGCGGATCTGGATCGATCGAACCACGCGCGAGGCTCGTGAAGGCCGTCGGAAGGTCTCGAAGTCGTCGTTCGACCTCAAGATCGTCCGAAGTACCGACGATGGGGCGGCCTACGAGGACACGATCGACCACCTGAGTGAGAGCGAACGAGAAGTGACCGGACTCGTGTTCGCGCTCGCCGGATATCTCGTTCACGATGTTTACGAGACGGTTCCGTTCATGCTGTTGGACTCGCTCGAGGCGATCGATTCCGAGCGGATTGCAGCGCTCGTCGAGTACTTCGAATCGTACGTGCCATATCTCATCGTCGCGCTGTTAGAAGAGGACGCACAGGCGGTCGAGGGCGGCCACGGCGTGATCACGGATATCTAGCCGGCGACGCTGACGAGACCGATTTTTTCGGCGAGCGTAGGATTACACGAGTATGGTTGTAAGAGGATGCTGCAAGCGCCGGTGTGTTCGAATTGAATATCGCCCAAAATGGACGAAAATGGCCCTATTGAAGCTCCAAAACCCATTTTCGATTATACCGAAAAACAATCCGAAACCGAAAACTGATTTTGTGGTATCTAACACGGTTATTCTGAATATACACCAGAGCTAGCTGCTGAAAAGGGTTTTCGATAGTACCGGAAACTGTTTTCGCCGCGTACTATCAAATCTCGACTGGAGTAACCAATCGTGAGCAACGGTCGTATCGGCAGTTTGGGGGATGAATTATAAACGGCACCGTTTTCCACGTTTTACTGCAGTCGTGTACTTCCTGAATAATATTGTATTAAAACAATATAATCACCTGAAGGTGATTCGGCTCTTCCGGAACGATTTTAGACTGCTAGTCGGTTGTTAACATTCATTGCCTACTTACAAAATCACGTATTTCGGGTATAGAACGCTTATTTTCAGCCGATCACTGAGATTCAGTCTCGAAAACGGAATGTCAAAACGTGTCGTCGTCTCGAAGTCAATCCGGAAATATTTCCGGCATAGCCGAAAGCCTTCTATATCTGGCAGTTGTGTCTCGATTCATGGGAGGGACATCAAACCGGTCGGTCGAACGGGCGTTCAAACTCATCGACGAACTCGCCGAAAACGGCAGTGGGGGCGTTTCAGAGCTCGCAGAACGGCTCGATATGCCCGTCAGTACGGTTCACGATTATTTACAGGCGCTCGTCGCGACAGGATACGTAACGGTACACGACACGGAGTACCGAACGACGACGCGGTTTCTCGAGGTCGGCCACCGCCAGCGACATCGGTTAGAGGTCTTCAAAGCGGTCCGTGATGAACTCGAGGACGTTGCATCGGAAACTGGCGAACATGCAACTCTACTGATCGAAGAAGACGATCAGGCGGTGATCCTCGCGGTTCAGGAAGGGCCGGATGCCGTTAACCTGTTCGCGTACCCGGGTGCCAGAATGCCCCTTCACGCGACTGCACCCGGAAAGGCGATGCTTGCGCACATGACTGATGACCGCGTCGACGAGATCATCGACCGGCAGGGTCTCGTTGCGGTCACCTCACAAACGATCACCGATCCCGACGTGCTCTTCGAGCAACTCGAGTCGATTCGCCAGCAGGGATACGCGATCGACGAAGGGGAACGTATCGCCGGCATGGTCTGTATCGCAGCGCCGATTCTCGATAAGAGCGATCGGATTCGCGGGTCGATCTGTGTCTGTGGGCCACAGAGCCGGATCGACGAAACACGGCGCGAGGAGATCGCGGACGTCATCCAGCGGGCCGCGAACGTCACCCAGGTAAATTTGGATTACGTGTAGCCGACTCAGTTGGGTTCGATGTCGGCTTTCGAAGCCGATTACGCCTCCGAAACCGGTGCGAGTGCGTCGATCGTTTCCGTGGCCAGTTCGTCGGCGGCCTGCTCCGGAATCGTCACCAGTGGGCGGTCCATCGCCGTTTCGGCGATTAGTTCCCTGAGTTGCTCGCGCGCGTCTTCGGGTGTCCCCGCGACGCCGAGTTCGTGGACCATCTCGTCCGTGACGAGACCGGTGGCCTCTCCGCGGTTACCCGCTTGCCACGCTTCGGCGACGCGTTCGGCTTCATCGGGGAACAGCGTCGAAACCGCGTTCTGATAGCCTTTACCACTTCCGACGTAGTAGGCGATGTGGCCGCGAACGGCATCGTAGGCTTCTTCAGCGTCGTCGCTGACCGCCGCCGGAACGTAGGGCGCGATCGTGATCTCGTCGGGATCGCGGTCGGCTTCGCGGGCTGTTCGTTCGACGACCTCGAAGGCGTTCTCGAGTTCGGAAAACGGGATATTGTGGGGCATCCAGCCGTCACAGAGTCGCCCGACGACGCGTCGGTTGGCTGGCCCGAGCGCTGCGTGATAGATCGGAACATCCGCATTGATTGGTGGAACGCCGTTGACGCCGAGCAGTTCGCCGTCGTAGTCGACTGGCTCGTCGTCGCGCAGAATTTTCGTAATGATCTCGATCGTCTCGTGGGAGCGACGAACCGGTCGTTCGAACTCCATACCGTGGATGTTTTCGACGGCCGTCGGCGTACTCGTTCCGACGCCGAACGACGCGCGGCCATCCGAGACCTGATCGAGCGTCGCTGCGGTCATCGCGAGTACGGCCGGTGTCCGCGAAAACACGTTTACGATGGCCGTCCCGAGTTCGACCTCGTCCGTCGACGCTGCGATCTCTGCGAGTTTGACGACGGAACTCGTTCCCCAGAGCTCCCCCATCCAGACGGAGTCATACCCCTGTTGTTCCGCGTCGATTGCGAGATCGGTCGGGTCGTGTGCGCCAGTTCGTGGGATTACCAGGCCGAGGTGCATACCACCACGTTTGGGATTTGTCGTGATAAATCATTCTGCGAATATGAGGATTGGAAACTCGATGGTCGCTCGCTATCGGCCGACGAACTCGGGATCGCCGTCACCGAAGAATGCCTCGAGGCCACGCTCGTAGTCTTCCGTCTTGGATGCGCCGGCAATGGCGTCGGCTTCAGCAGCGAGTTGGCCCTCGAGGCCGCGTTCGTAGCTGTCGGTCAGCAGTTGGGTCGCCGTGCCGAGTGCGTGTGTCGGTCCAGCCGCGAGTTCCGAAGCGAGTGACTCGAGTCGCTCGTCGAACTCGTCGGCGGGTGCGACCTCCGTCGCGAGCCCCATCTCGACGGCGTCGTCCGGTGCGATCGCCTCGTCGCGGAGGACGATTTCTTTCGCTTTTCGGAGCCCGACGAGTCGCGGCAGGAAGAAGGTCGCGCCGCCGTCGCCAGTCAATCCGATCCCGGGATAGGCGAACTTCAGCGTCGCGTCTTCGCCGAGGACGACCAGATCAGGCAACAGCGCGAGGCTGAAGCCGATACCGGCCGCGATGCCGTTGATTCCCCCGACGACGGGTGTCTTCGTCCGGTGGAACTGGGAGATTGCTTCGTGGGCGCGGCCGGCCAGTTCCCGGAGGTGTGGGGCGTCGGCGGCGTCGCCCGTGAGCTGAGAGAGGTCGGCTCCGGAGCCGAAGAAGTTCCCCTCGTGGGTTAGGACGATACACCGGGTGTCCGGATCGTCGCCAAGCGTCGTGGCGACCGACACCAGTTCGTTCGCCATCTCGAGGGAGAGTGCGTTCCGACCGGCCGTGCTGTCGAGCGTTACCGTTGCGACGCCGTCGTCGTGGTCGACGGACAGGTTTTCGTACGCAGCCATATCGATCGTCGATTACTCTCGAGAGATGTTAACGATACTGATCTCTGACCCTGCCCGTGGCGGCCACAAAAGAAGACAGGCGGTATCGCGGGCCGTGATCAGTCGACGTATTCAGTCAGATCGAGCGGCTCCGTCCGGAAGAGGTCCGGATGCATCTCAGCAACGTCATCTGCAATCGCGGGCGTACACTCGAGTTGGTCGAGGACGTCTTCCTCGAGGTCGATGCCGGGTGCGACCTCGACGAGCGTAAGCCCGTCCTCGCGAAGGTCGAAGACCGCGCGTTCGGTGACGTACCGAACTGGCTGGTCGATCTCGCGAGCGTACTCGCCGCTGAAGGTGATCTGTTCGACGGACTCGAGGAACTTCGGCTGAGCACCCTCGCGTTCGATCGCGAGTTCTCCGTCGCCGACGTCGATCTCGAGGCCCTTGGTCGTCAGCGTCCCACAGAAGACGACCGTCTCGGCGTTTTGCGTGATGTTGATGAAGCCGCCACAGCCGGGCAGTTGCGAGCCGAAGCGGCTCACGTTGATGTTGCCCGCGGGATCGACTTGGGCCATTCCCAGGAAGCCGAAGTCGAGGCCGCCGCCGTCGTAAAAGTCGAACTGCTGGGTGGAGGCGACGAGCGCCTCGTGGCCGGTCGCGGTTCCGAAGCTGATCCCGCCCGAGGCGGAGCCGCCGACGGGGCCGGACTCGACAGTCTGAGTGATCTCGTCGTCGATGCCGCCTTCCGCTGCCACGGCGGGGATGAGTTCGGGGACCCCGACGCCGAGGTTGATGACCGCATCGCTCGAGAGCTCCATCGCGGCCCGTCGGGCGATGATCTTCTTCGCCGACAGCGGTGCGTCATCTGGCGAGTTGCTCGCGGGTGGTTTGATTTCGCCGCTGTAGGCGGGGTTGTACGCTTCGGCGTACGTCTGCGGGTGGTGTGACGCCGGAGCCTCGACGACTGCATCGACGAGCACGCCCGGAACGGCGACCGACCGCGGATCGAGCGTCCCCGTCTCGGTGACGCGCTCGACCTGCGCGATCACGGTGCCACCGGAGTTGTGGGCCGCCTGTGCCATCGCCAGCACGTTCGACTCGAGGGCCTCCCGTTCCATCGTGATGTTGCCGTTCTCGTCGGCGGTCGTTCCCCGAATAATCGCGACGTCGATGGGGACCGACCGATAGAACAGGTACTCTTCGCCGTCGAGTGTCACGACGTCGACGATGTCCTCGGTCGTACTGTCGTTGGCCTTCGCCCCGTCCTGTCGCGGGTCGACGAAGGTCCCGAGGCCGACGTTCGTGATCGTGCCGGGTTTACCCGCCGCCGTATCCCGGAGCATGTGATCCATCGCACCGAACGGCAGGTTGTACGCCTCGACGTCCTCCTCGACGATCCGCTCCATCAGATCGGGCGTGAATCCCCAGTGGCTAGCGATCGTCCGCTCGATCATGCCGTCCTGAACGAGATGGGAGACGCCGTTCCCCTGTCGGTCGCCCTCTGCAGCCGGGTGATACAATGTGAGATCGCCCGGTGTGCCCGTCTCCGCGTAGCGCTCGCCGAGTCCCTCGAGGAGATATTCGGGAATGCCAACGGCCACGAAGCCGCCGATGCCGACGGTGTCGCCGTCATCGATCAGCTCGACTGCCGTCTCCCGTGACTGGATGACTGTCATACGTACTACCCTCCGGGCGAGCGCCCATTTCTATGTATCTATTCGCCGACGGATCGCACCCTTTAGTAGCCCACTCGCAAATACCGAGGTATGGAGCTTACCCACGAACAGCAGCTCATCCAAGATACGGTGCAGGAGTTCGTCGAAAACGAGGTCGGTGCCGACGTTCACGATGCCGACGAAAAGCAGAAATTCCCGGAAGACGTCTGGGATGGGCTCGCGGAACTGGACTTTACCGGCATGACGGTGCCCGAGGAGTACGGCGGTCTCGACGTCGACGAACTCACCTACAGCATCATCAACGAGGAACTCGCCTACGGCCACCTCGCCGTCGCGACGGCGCTGTCGGTCCACTGTCTCGCGACGTCGTGTATCCGCCAGTTCGGCTCCGAAGCGCACAAAGAAGAGTGGCTGCCGGAGATGGCCCGTGGCCGACCCGTCGGTGCGTTCGCCCTCTCAGAACCCGACGCCGGCTCGAACCCTGCTGAGATGTCGACCGAAGCCCGACTCGAGGGCGACGAGTACGTCATCAACGGCAAGAAACAGTGGATCACGAACGGTGAGCGTGCAGGCGTCGTCATCCTGTTCGCCAAGACCGATCGCGACGACCCCGACACCGTCACCCAGTTCCTCGTGCCGAAAGACGTCGAAGGCCTCGAGGTCGGCAAGAAAGAGGACAAACTCGGCCTCCGAGCGAGCGACACGACGACGCTCATCTTCGACGATGTCCGAATTCCGGCCGAAAACCGCCTGACTGAGGTCGGTCGCGGACTCAAAGCCGCGTTCTCGATCCTGACTGGCGGCCGCGTGGCGATCGCGAGTCAGGCGGTCGGCGTCGCACAGGCTGCCCTCGACGACTCGGTCCAGTACGCGAACGAACGCGAGCAGTTTGGCCAACCGATCATCGAACACCAGGCGATCAGCCAGAAACTCGCCGACATGCAGACAGACGTCCAGGCAGCGCGCCTGCTGACTCGTGATGCTGCGCGGAAAAACGAGGATGGCGTCGCAGCGAAGGCCGCGGCGATGGCGAAGTACTTCGCCAGCGAGACGGCCGTCGACGTAGCGAACGAGGCCGTCCAGATCCACGGCGGCTACGGCTACACCAAAGACTTCGACGTCGAGCGCTACTACCGCGACGCCAAGATCACGACGATCTACGAAGGAACGTCCGAGATCCAGAAAAAGATCATCGCCCGCCACCTCAAACAGTAGGGGCGGACTGAATGCCCACTGGGATCGTCGTTGGGTCGAGTAAACCCAGTTCAGTCGTACTCGTAGAAGCCCGAACCCGTCTTTTTACCGAGTTCGCCCGCCTCGACTTTCCGCTTGAGGAGGTAGGCCGGTTTGTACCGATCGCCGAGTTCCTCGTGAAGCGTTTCCGTGGCGTGCAGACAGATATCGAGACCGATGTGGTCGGCGAGCGTCAGCGGCCCCATCGGCACGTTCGTCCCGAGTTCCATCCCCGCGTCGATGTCCTCTTTCGTCGCGACGCCTTCGTCGAACGCGCGAATCCCCTCGTTGATCCAAGGCATGAGAATGCGGTTCGTGACGAAGCCGGGCTTGTCGTCCGACTCCCAAGTCGTCTTCTCCAAATCCTCGGCGAACTCGTGGGCGACATCGACGAGTTCGGGGTCGGTCTGTTCGCCAACGACAATCTCGACACCTGGCATCACCGGCACGGGGTTCATGAAGTGCAGTCCGACGACCGACTCCGGTCGCTCCGTCGCTGCGGCAATCGACGTGATCGAAAGCGTGCTCGTGTTCGTCGCGAGCACGGCGTCGTCGGCTGCGATTTCGTCGAGGTCGCCGAAGATATCGCGTTTGATATCGAGATCCTCGAGCGCTGCCTCAACGACGAGGTCACAGTCCGCGAGGTCCTCGAGTTCGGTCGTGCCGGTGATTCGGTCGCGAACAGCTGCGGCCTCGTCTTCGGTGAGCGTCTCGTTCGAGACGAGTCGACCCAGACTGTCGTCGATCGTCTCGAAGCCGTTCTCGACGAACTCCTGTTCGATGTCGCGCATCACGACATCGTAGCCGTGTGTGGCGGCGACCTGTGCGATACCACTACCCATCGTTCCCGCGCCGATAACGCCGACGCGGTTGATCGTCTCTACGTCCATCACCAGTGTCTGTTCCGAGCAAGCCAATAAGTGTGCCGACTCGACAGATCTCACTGTCGGTCCCGCTGGCTGTCGCGAGCCGTTCGATACACATATAGTCCTGTCTGCCCAACTGTAGCGTGGTAGATAATGTCGAAGGCATTCGTCGCCGGAACAGGGATGACTGCGTTCGGAACGTTCCCCGATCGGAGAGGGAGAGATATGTTTGCAGAAGCCGGGCTCGCTGCGCTCGACGATGCCGGGCTTGGCCCTGAGGACATCGACGAGGTGTTTTACGGCAACTTCATCGGGACGCTTGCGGAAAATCAGGGCCATCAGGGACCGCTGGCAGCCGAAGCACTGGGTACGACCGCCCCGTCTAGGCGGGTCGAAAGCGCGTGTGCCTCGAGTGGCCTCGCGATTCGAGATGCAGTCCGTGCGGTCCGAAGCGGCGAGGCAGATGTCGTCGTCGCGGGTGGAATGGAACGGATGAGCAACATGGGAACTGCTGGAGCGACCGACGGATTGGCCCGTGCCGCCGACGATCTCTTCGAGATTCGATCCGGCGTCACGTTCCCCGCAGCGTACGCGTTGATGGCACGAGCGTACTTCGACGAGTTCGGCGGCGATCGTGAAGATCTCGCTCACATTGCCGTCAAGAATCACGACAACGCACTCGTCAACGACCACGCCCACCTCCAAGAGGAGATCACCGTCGACGACGTCCTCGAGTCACCAGAAATCGCGGCCCCGCTCACGCTGTACGACGCCTGTCCGATCAGTGACGGCGCAGCCGCACTCGTCTTGCTGTCGCCCTCCTACGCCGAGGAACACGGTCTCGACAGTGGCGTTGCGATCACGGGCTCGGGCCACGGCGGCGATACAATGGCTCTGCAGGATCGCCAGTCGCTCGCAACGGCCCCAGCGACACGCGACGCTGCCGAGGAGGCCTACGACGACGCGGGAATCAGCCCTGACGACGTCGGCTTCGTCGAAGTCCACGACTGCTTTACGATCGCCGAAGTGCTCGCCCTCGAAGGCCTCGGCCTCTACAGCTACGGGGAAGGGATCGGCGCGGCCCGACGCGGCGAGACGCGCCGCGACGGCGACCTCCCAGTGAACCTCTCGGGTGGACTCAAAGCGAAGGGTCACCCCGTCGGCGCAACCGGCGCAGCACAGGTCGCAGCCGTCAGCAATCTGCTTACCGGCATTCATCCACGAGCCGATGCCGTCAGCGAGGATGTCACCGTCGGCCTCGCACACAACGCGGGTGGGACGGTTGCCAGTGCAGCCGTGCACGTTCTGGAGGTGACACGATGACGGACACACAGGATGGGTGCTACGACGCGTTCCTCGACGCACTCGAGGCCAGCGACGGCTACTACTACGAGTGTGCGGATGGTCACGCGCTGGTCCCACCCCGACGTGTCTGTCCACACTGCGGTGACCGAGAGTTAGAGCGGGTGGAACTGCCTGAAACGGGTTCGATCGTCACCCACACGACTGTCGCCGTTCCAACGCCGCAGTTCGAAGACGATGCGCCGTACGTCACGGCGATCGCGACGTTCGGACAGGCCAAACTGACCGGTATCCTTCGAGACGTCGATCCGAACGACGTCGAAATCGGGCAGGAAGTCACCGTCACCGTCGACACAGCCGAAACCACTGGCGATCGGACGATCACGTTTGACCGACACAGCTAGTTCGATGTCACACACGACACCGATCACCATCGACTGGGGTGATACCGACGCCGGCGGGCTCATCTACTATCCACGGTTCTTTCATTTCGTGATCGTCGGGCTGAACGACTACTTCAGTCAGGCCACTGACGGCGAGCATCCGATGGAATCGTACCGGAAAGATGGGTATCTCCTCCCCGCAGTCGAGGCGTCGGCGTCGTTTCACTCGCCGCTTCGGGCTGGCGACACCGCGCTCCTCGAGACGACCGTCGTCGACAGCGGTACGTCGTCGCTGACGGTGGCGTTTACCATCGTGCGACCGTCGACCGACGAACGCGTCGCCGACGGCGAGGTGTCGTTCGTCTTCGTCGACGAGACGTTCGAGGCGACGCCGTTGCCCGACGACATGCGCGAGTGTATCCGAGAACGCGGTGACGCAGCGAACTAAGACCGGCTTCACGCCCTCGCGTCCCCGCGTCCGTGGGCACTTTTCGAACACACCGAGAGGAATACTCCTCGAGTAGCGACATCGTCGGGGAGCCATGAGAGACGTCCGAAAAGAGCCGTCGATTCGTGAACGGTCCGATTACCGACCGAAACGAGTGTCTACAGTTGGTGGCTGACCGATCATCTAGCTGTGTTTTTCTTGCTCCTGCTGGCGAAGCTCGACGCGGCGGATCTTGCCACTCGAGGTCTTGGGGAGTTCGTCGACGAACTCGATCCGGCGGGGGTATTTGTACGGAGCCGTCTCCTCTTTCATGAACTCCTGCAGTTCGACCTTGAGGTCGTCGCTGCCCTCGTAGCCCTCGGCGAGGATGACGTAGGTTTTGACGACGCTGCCACGTTCGTCGTGTGGGCTGTCGACGGCGGCTGCCTCGGCGACGGCGTCGTGGCTGACGAGTGCGTCTTCGACTTCGAATGGGCCGATGCGGTATCCGGAGGAGATGATGATGTCGTCGGCGCGGCCTTCGAAGAAGAAGTAGCCGTCTTCGTCCTGAGAGGCCAAGTCACCGGTACGGTAGTACTCACCCGAGAGTTTCTGCTCGTCGAGTTCCGGTTTTTCGTAGTAGCCGTCGAAGATCGCTGGGGAGTCGACCGGCACCGCGATCTCGCCGATCTCGCCGGTTTCAACCTCTTCTTCCTCGTCGACCTCGATGATCGTCGCCCCGACGCCGGGGGTTGGTTTCCCCATGCTGCCGGTCTTGACGTCGATGCCCGGGTAGTTCGTCACGAGTGCGACCGTCTCGGTCTGGCCGTAGCCGTCGCGTGGCGTGACGCCCCACGCGTCCTGAATGCGCTCGATCGGCTCGCGGTTGAGTGGTTCGCCCGCCGACAGCGTGTCGTTCAACTGGACGTCGTAGTCGTCGAGGTCGGCGTTCGCGAACATCCGGTACTGGGTCGGGACCGCACAGAGTTTCGTGACGCCTTCGTCCTCGAGGATCTGGAGGAACGTCTCCGGTTCGAAGTCGCCATCGTAGATCAACTGCGTCGCGCCCGTCGTCAGTCCGACACCGATCGGACTCCAGAACCACTTGGCCCAGCCGGTGCCGGTCGTCGCCCACAGCAGTTCCTCCTCGAGATCGGTGTCTTCGTCGACGCCCCACCAGTACGGCGCGTTGATCTGATTGAAGCAGTACTGCCAGCGGTGTTTGTGTAGGACTGGCTTCGGCTGACCGGTCGTTCCGCTGGTATAATTGATCGACATCGGGTCCTCGGCCGCGAGATCAGGACCATCGTAGTCGGTCGACTGCCCGTCCATCACCGACTGGAACGTCGTCCAACGATCGTCGTCGAGCGCGTCCTCGTCACCCTCGAGAACGATCACGCGCTCGAGTGGCGTCTCCTCGAGTACGGGTTCGACCATGTCGGTGAGCGACTCGTGGACGACGATTGTCGTCGCGTTACAGTCGTTCGCACGGAACTCGATATCTTTTGCTCGCAGCATCGACGAACACGGGACCAACAACGAGCCAGTCGCGAGTGCACCGAGCTGGATCACGAACGTGTCTGGATGCCGCGGGAGCAAGTGCATGGTCCGGTCGCCCTTGCCGACACCCAGTTCCTCGAGGCCGTTTGCAAATTGGTTCATCCCGTCGCGAAGGTCGGCGTAGGTTCGTTCCTCCCGATGGCCGTCGTCGCTCAGAAAGTGAACGGCGACTCGGTCGCCGAACGACGCCGCGTGGTCGGCGACGGTCGACGTGACCGTATACGATTCCGGAATATTCCATTCGAACTCCTCGACTATGGTATCGTAATCCACACCCATACTCGACCAATCATACCATGCCTGCTTTAATGTTTTGCTGCTTCCAGCGTTCGTACCGGTGTCAACGGATATATCCGTTGGGTCCGGAATCAGCCGATTTGCCACCGATAGCGAGTCTCGGTTTTAGGTAGAGTCGAATGCCTCGTGGGAACTCTTAACAGTGTATACACCACTACTCGAGTATGGACACGAGCAAGCAACTCTACGAACTCGAGGCCACGGGCTGGAAGCGAGGGCTGTATGACGACGTCAAACGGACGTTCCGCGCGCCGATCGTCAACTGGATCTTCCGAACGACGATCGCGAACTACCCCGAGTTCGTTCGGTACGCATGGGGGCAGGTGAAACCGGCGTTCGAGACCGCTCGCTTCGGCCAGTTTTCGGTTACGTATCGCGATACCGTTCTCTCGGCGGTTTCGGCGGACACATCGATTCCGACCTATCGCTGTGACGAACTCGAAGTATCCCCGTCCGAATACGGTGAACTTCGCGGCCAACTCGAGACGTACGATATCGTCGCCCCGCGCCTCGCCGTCCTCTTCGAACTCGTCGACAGAGCGCTGTCCGAGAAACCGATCGGCACTGAGCCCGATCGAACTCGAGCAGCGACCGCACCGTTGCCCGCCTGGCTCGATGCCGATCGAGGGCGGCCGCCGACGATGGTCGCGTTCGACGAGTCGCCGGCGGAACTGGCCGACGTTGTCGACGGGATCCAGTCGTTTCACGGTCTCGAGGACGGCCTGCCGAGTATCTACCGGACAGTTGCCCAGTGGCCCGGATATTTACTCCCGATGTGGAACGATCTCGAACCGGTGCTCCGCAGTGACGGGTTCTCGACGGCGGTCGATGACGGTCGCGCAGTCGTCACCGAGTACGTGGACTCACTCGCTTACACGCCACAACTCGGCCCCGACGCGCTCGCACAGCAGGGCCTCGACGAATCGGCGATCGACGAACTTCAGGATCTGTTCAGGGAGTTCAATCAGGGTGTGATCGAGACCGTCATCCCAGCGCTGCCGGTGTACGCAACGACGGTCGACGCCGTCGGCAGCCGCTCGCTCGAGTAAGCGAGCGGAGGTTCATATTTCGTCGCAGCCGTGTGAAATTCACCCATAGTATATTGCCAGTGCGAGCGAACAATGCTCGTATGTCATTCGATCCAACCGCCGTCGAAACGATCACCGTCGACTCGTATGGGACCCTCGTCGATCCGGCTGCCGTTGAACGAACACTCGAGACACACGTCGACGACGAACACGTCCAGTCGGTATCCAACCAGTGGCGTAGTCGCTCACTGATGTACACGATGGTGAGTAACTTCACCGACAGCTACCAACCGTTTTACGACATGAACCGCGATGCGCTACGAGTTGCGCTCGCAGGCCACGGCGTCGACCTCGACTCGGAGACGATCGAGGAAATCCTCGCTTCGTACCACGATCTCGATCCGTTCGAGGACGTCCGCAGCGGACTCGCAGCGATAGCCGACGCCGGGTACGACGTCTTCGTGGTCTCGAACGGCAATCCAGACATGCTCGAGTCGATGGTCGAGACGGCTGATCTCGAGTCAGTACTGTCGGGCACGATCAGTGCGGACGAGATTCGGACGTTCAAACCCGATAGCGAGATCTATCGACACGCGGCGGCACGAACGGGGACGCCGATCGAGTCGATCGCCCATGTCGCTGGGCCGACCTTCGACGTGCAGGGGGCGATGCACGCGGGCATGCAGGGGGTCTGGATCAATCGAACGGGTGGTATCTGGGATCCGTTCGCGGACGAGCCGAATCTGACGATCAAAACGTTCGACGAGTTAGCAGTCGAACTCGGCGTATAGCGTCGCTCACGTCTCGTTACGATCGTCTTCCGAGCAAGCAGTATCCGTCATTCTGCACGTACTGCGCAATCGTCAATGATTTTATAATAAATATTCTTTAAATTATTGGTCTCGGCGGGAATGACGTATTCACACCGCCGTATTCAAGTAGTCGCGAACCATAATTCGACATACATAACAATTTAATACTTGCAATATGACGGAGAGTAGTGTATGCAGACTCATACCAAGGAAGCGCTGGCATCATTGACTGCAGCGGTAGCACTCATTGGTGTCATACACGCGGGGATCTGGTTCACGATGTTCGGGACCCCCGATTTGACCGTGTTGGGGTTCCCGTTCCACTACTTTTGGTTAGTGGCGGGTGGGCCAGTGGCGATGTTCGTCCTGTACTGGGTGTACTACCAGTACATCACGTCGTCCATTATGGAAGAGAAACGGCAGCTGAAGGCGTCTGCAGGTGGCGTTGGAGCACCTGACGATATCGGCGCAAAAGCGGGTGATGACGATGATTGAGCCGCTGGCACTCCAGCAAACGGGGGAGTACCCGTTTCAGGAGACGTTCACCGACCTCGTGATCCCGATCGGGATCATCGTCGTGATGTTTCTCGTGTTCTACGGGATCAGTTACTACATGAAAAGCAACATCC includes:
- a CDS encoding haloacid dehalogenase type II, with amino-acid sequence MSFDPTAVETITVDSYGTLVDPAAVERTLETHVDDEHVQSVSNQWRSRSLMYTMVSNFTDSYQPFYDMNRDALRVALAGHGVDLDSETIEEILASYHDLDPFEDVRSGLAAIADAGYDVFVVSNGNPDMLESMVETADLESVLSGTISADEIRTFKPDSEIYRHAAARTGTPIESIAHVAGPTFDVQGAMHAGMQGVWINRTGGIWDPFADEPNLTIKTFDELAVELGV